One genomic region from Nilaparvata lugens isolate BPH chromosome 3, ASM1435652v1, whole genome shotgun sequence encodes:
- the LOC120350201 gene encoding uncharacterized protein LOC120350201 produces MDSSSASSSSTTFLLPDSPPPERKMNFWEQQKQQQQKRRSTAATSAVASTSAAATSSSSSDPLKKQGIFVREEDEEDSSIIIPDSSPLPQATWAPRRATLTSVPAAAAAPKQSVKRRLFVDDDEEPSNVLTQSKKRVQLQESQDSSIMSLLRETEEGEEEDELDRETDDFIRIINSRCEKPWTPLRELEEGLPYPIMDVREASNQHGRRIILKLHTPGMRSTEVYLPERFSEIVSSNNVEKFKKNCTKSCLLVKHVNPRWSDI; encoded by the exons ATGGACTCATCAAGTGCTTCCTCATCCTCCACAACATTCTTATTACCAGACAGCCCGCCTCCGGAGAGGAAGATGAACTTCTGGGAGCAGCAGAAGCAACAGCAGCAGAAGCGCCGCAGCACGGCTGCTACCTCGGCTGTTGCCTCCACCTCTGCTGCtgccacctcctcctcctcctcagatCCCTTGAAGAAACAAGGGATCTTTGTAcgtgaggaggatgaggaggattcCTCCATCATCATCCCAGACAGCAGCCCTCTCCCGCAAGCTACTTGGGCGCCGCGCCGAGCGACGCTAACATCAGTGCCTGCCGCCGCCGCCGCCCCCAAGCAGTCAGTTAAGCGGAGGTTGTTTGTCGACGACGATGAGGAGCCCTCCAACGTCCTCACTCAATCGAAG aaacgagtGCAGCTACAGGAGTCGCAAGACAGCTCAATAATGTCTCTGTTACGGGAGacggaggagggggaggaggaggatgaattGGACAGGGAGACAGACGACTTCATTCGGATCATAAATTCTAGATGTGAAAAGCCCTGGACACCTCTCCGGGAATTGGAGGAGGGGTTACCATACCCCATCATGGACGTCCGGGAGGCGTCCAACCAACATGGACGTCGCATCATCTTAAAACTACACACTCCCGGAATGAGGTCGACTGAGGTTTATCTTCCGGAACGGTTTTCCGAAATTGTATCCTCAAACAATGTTGAGAAGTTCAAAAAGAACTGCACAAAATCTTGCCTTTTAGTCAAACATGTTAATCCTAGGTGGTCCGACATATAG